AAATAGAGATtagaccaaaaaaaaaaacccaaattGAATGAAGAAATGAGAATAGTGATTGAATGCAAAATTATTCGTCAGCAGTAACTATCTTTAAGTTCTCCCTAATTTGAGATGAACAGAAAGAGCTCATAATCTTCCTGCAGAAATCTCaaatattttatcctttttcttctcacttgtttttctttttctacaacAGAGAGCAGTCCACATATACATGgtttaaatcttaaaattaaatatggaaTCCCTTACAGAATTTATCAAATGAGAAGTTGTTCTGAACTCATCGCATCCAGGAAAGCAAGGAAAGAAGACAAAACATTGATAGTGCCCCTAACAGTGTTACTGTTCTTTGTTAaccatgaaaaaaaatgagCCCAGAACTTTCAATATTATgctaaaatttgagaaaaatatctACTCTGGTTGAATCTAAAATTTGCATCAATCTTTCAACGCAATCCGCTATCTAAATCATCCAGGAAGGTGATATTATCTGTGGCATGAAATAAAGTATAATagcttcaaacaaaaataagcaTAGAAAATGGTGAAAATAGGGTTCTTAACCAACCTTAAAAGCAATATCACCAGGTGACATGGCCAATCCTGCCCCCATGGATTCGAATGCTCCTCGACCACGATAATAAACCCTGGGATCATAACCCAACAAGGAAAGATGAGCAGTGTCACTTCCACAAGCTAAGCCAACCTCAACAGGGTCCATGAGTCCATTAACTCCAGCAGATGCTATGCCATCCAAATTGGGTACTTTTGCTGCCTCAAGAGGAGTCTTCAATCCAAGCCTTGGCAGTGACACATCAGCCAACCCATCAATCAACACAAATGCCACTCTTTTTTTTGGCACCTGTGGAGTACCCATTCTGCACCCTTTCTCCTTGCTTCCCTCTGGTTATAAATAGTAGGGTTAAACAGCAAGTAACAAATCACTCCAATGGTGTCTTCACTGCCAAATCCCTGCCACCAtagtaacattttatttttcggTAATTTGGCTTCACAACTTACAAAGGCTCAACCAATAACATTCAACCAtcactcttttctttctttcaaaagAGGAAGAACAAACTTTGTGGTCAGCTATAGAAAAAACAGGAATGAAACCAGAGacaaaagagaaggaagaaagaaaatccTAGCAACAAAATTGGAactttgtttcaattttgtgtTCAGCGTTCAAATTGGAAACTTGGATGCAATCCCAATACGTTTCAAACATTAATAAGTACAATGGCATCGATCTCCCATTTATGAACTTGGCATGGTGGAGATGCAGGGAAATGAAATTGCAATATAAGGAAGAACAGAATGGATGATAACATCTGAAATAAAAATACAACCTTGAATGCTTGATCAATGAATGTCAGCGATCCAGACAGAAGAGTCAGCAGATGAAAGGAAATAAGATGAAGATTTCAGACAACAACGCAATAAACACTTTCAGATGTTCACTTTATTCTTCACCCTTTATTCTCAACTCAAtcaaatcataatataaaaacGGAAAAGCATAAATCaatcttaatttataaaaaagaaaaaaaccatcttttataaatattggaAAAATTGTCCCaacattataataacaaaataagtgGTTCAAGTGTCAAACCagttttcacaacaaatttaattaatcagAATATGAAAAGTAGAAGTATATAAGCAGATATTTAATGactaaaatgtcattttttgtttatgttttttaaaaattccatgttttaaaattttaattttgattttcttaaaattaaaaaaaagtcaattttatctttattatattcttccactgatattatattagtgtGGTTAacgtttttatattttaaaataactaatctAATATAATgacatttaaattttcaaaaatattttaaactaattatactATTTAATGGGGAAATGGAGCAAAAGCTTTTTAGATGCGATTATACTACGgaattaaatacataaatgtttttgtttttagtctttatagtatttatatttagcctttttttgaaataaatctAGCCGTCAACTTTTTCCATTAATGCCATGATGATATTGTGATGAGACACTACTGATATGTCATTATAATCAATTCTGTGATATCCTTATCACTTAGTATGTTTGactaaagattaaaataaaaatagtatatttatcagggttaaatatgtttttatttttttattaaattttgaaattaatttattttaaaattttagacaaatttaatttacttttttaaaatatgtaaatttagttttttaataaaattgggttaagtttatttgatatttcaagtatattttataataatatttgacttaatattaaagaaaaaatatatcaaacagtataaacaaatcaaatataatcctaaaatacgtacaaaatatcaaataaacctaataaaattttattaaaaatactaaattcacttttaaaaaataaagtactaAATTTgtccaaagttttaaaatgaactaattctaaaatttaagttaagagagaaaaaacatatttaatcatatttattaaacaaaataaaatagtattttatttattaataacagaaattttaactttttgtttaatttgaaaaaggATTAATTTGTAGATGTTTAAAAGAGTTAtgaaataaaaccaaaaaaaaaataagtaattgatCTTCATCTGACATAagatttatttgatttttacaGAGAGAGAATAGAcatttaaaattgtttgtttgagaagttttaaattttttataataaataaatgtcatTCATACACattttagattttctttttttacgattataaagtatttttattttaaaactattttccCATAAAGAATTTCATATGCATAGTTCAATTTCCACATTGATTTATATTCAACTtgacttgtatttttttatatttcgtTACATTTCTCTTTATGTTTATTCTATTTACTCTAACATTAACTCTTTTGGTttgctttaaaaaatattaaattgtttaaaagttaAGTTGATTATTACATAAATGCAATCACTAACAATGGTTTtgctcgtttttttttttttcaaatgggTTTTTCCAATATAGATTTTGAGTGGAAAACTCAAGCAATGAAATTTAAGAGTGCATTGCTCACTTTTGATATTAGTATTTGTATTGTTGATTTGTCtataatataactaattttataGCAAAATCCTAATATTAACtatattaatcattttatttcaaataaattatataaacatttgtatttataagagaaaaataaatatatttattgagaatgaaattattttaacaaatataatcaataagTCATATACTTgttattattcttaatttatataattaaaaaaaattataaatcatgaTTAAGATATTAAATCttcaacattaaatataaaatttattatatgtatttgagATAAACCCTGAAATCTCTTCTTAATAGCATTGAAATAGAATTACTcaagaacaaaattttgaagaaaaaaatgggaaaaaaattgcATTAACATGCatctttttattgaaaaatggTTGTTTATTGGACTATAATATGATAATTCTACAAATAATCATGTCTTTCATTCAAGTGACTGATACAAAAACAATCTTATTCatccattaaaaaaatgaaaaaaaaaatactaaaagcaaaaaatagcaaaagtaaataaacatgCAGAAAGATCAAAAACCAAAATTTGGAACATAAATAGCCACTTGGAGAAATCTTCATTAGATTCATTTGTTAGCCCCAGCTGCATCTTTGGCAGCATCAGCAGCACCTTGTGCCCTTGCTTGCATCTGTTGGCCAGCCTACACACCATAACACAGTTTCATAAAAATCCTCCATAGTTTAGAGTTTATTATATAGAATCTAACACTATGTTTAGAAAAGCTCTTTCCTTCTTAGTTGtttcaataagaaaataatatatttatggaACAAATTTTATTGCACTCACATAAAGGTTATCTCAAACATGCTTTTCATCAtccttatttttaaataaagtatgaTTTTCTATGTCGATATAGAAATTGACTTTTATCACAGACATAACAAACTTTTCTATGTCCCAAGTGGACTTTTTATGACAGATCCAAATTGGCATAGAATGTGGACTTTTTATGGCACAGTTCCTGAAATggcataaaatttttttatgtcgATTGTATCTATGATGGGTCCTAAACCAACAAATAAAGCATTTTCTAATAGgtataaaaatgtatttgttGCACTTCTGTCTGAATCTgattatattatgttttaaactATCAACAAAGCTAAATTGATCAACCAAATGTTCTAACCTCTTGGCAGGATTCTTTGGCAGATTGAGCAGCATTGCTTGCGCTATCCATCATGTTACTTGCCTTCTCCTAAATCATCAACAACATTAATCTTTTTTGTGCCACTATAATTAAGAATGTTGTTCAAAAATTTAAGGAAATGAATATATTGAACACATGAGACATGATACAAGTGCTAAACTCACCTTAGCTTGACCCACAGCCTGACCAGCTTGATGACTCATGTCCTGGGATTTGTCCATTTTTGGATTTCCTTGTTTTGAATCTTGAACTTAAAAAAGCAAAAGGTAATTGAACAAACACTTTTTAATATGAGATGTTATTCATAATTGTGGGATGCAATATATATAGTAGCCCAAAGTAACACATGTAATGACATGCACCATTAGGTGAGCGAAATTTGGGCTTAAGAACAGGCACCTACGCTTCATTTGCTTTCTAAAATTGCCAAGTAAAccaataatagagaaaaaagaaaaacctatCTGTATGGATCCATTGTGTTAAAAATAGAAAGCGCATAACTGTTGAATGTGCAAAGGTACATGAACattgtttttaattagttttaagagAGTCTTTACAACTTTGATAAAATGTGAAAGTTTATAACCTCATTAATTGGACATTAATgaaagtaatattattttttgtcctacgatttttgtttgtatgtatttttttagtaacaTCATTATTGTTTTGAGTTATCATAATGGATTGaaactaataatatgattgttgttatgatttaaaaaattataatttatggttgttttaataacatttttgttcttgtagtttaataatatacactcttctcatgatttttttattgtatataaacataattgatcatttttcaacaaaattaccaaaataataatagaacatATTTCCTTATGTAACTAACTATTGacgaataaaaataaacataaaaagatgaacaaaaaattattgtggacaaaacaaaaacacaccCTTTGATCCGAGaatgatcaaattttcattcttttcagTTTTTCATGGGTTCAGAAAATCGTTGTAAAAATAGGTTACTCGAATGAAAATCACCTTCAACTCGGATTATTGACTAAGACTGTTCCAACCGAATTTggatttattatttgattattcagTATTATTTTGCcgttatacttttaaaatataattataaacattGATTTTAAGAACTTTTTACCCTTGTCTTTAATGTAAGAGCTTTGCTACATAAGTTTACAATACAAATACAAGAGCTGCAAGATGAGTTTGAAAGATAGAAGGATCATATCTAACCTATGAACTGTTGTTTGAATCCTTTAGAACAGATGAAAAATCCCCTATTCGAGTGCTCTTCACTTCTTCAATCTCATCATCCAAAACCAATGCTCGCAAAATTTCATCTATTTTATGTGCTGTGATTCCTACCGCGAAGACACCACTCTTTCTGCTCCACTCCAAAATTCCATCGCATGTTGCAACTTTCTGCTTGAAAATGCACTTCAGCACACGCCCTTTACAAGGTTTATGAAATCAGCCTTTACATTGATTATACGATGCCATGACACTTCTCATAAATGACGTGTTTAGTGTCTGATACGTATCAGACACTGATACTTGTATGATATTTGTAagatatattatgtttaatttgaaaaatattttttatctttgacatgattttgatgattaaaataaggaacaaattttatattattactacTTTTTCGCATATTGGATATTAGGTAGATATATTAGATTCATTTTTGTGTCAGTTGACAATGTGGTAGTTTGACAATTTCAAActtaacatgtatatacatGCTCTGTCATGTGtcctatattttttcaatttagtcatatcTTCGTATCCATATCCGTATCGTATTCGTACCAATTTCCTATCCAGGCAACATAACCAATCCCCATCGGTGGCTAGAAACCTTTAACTAAAAACACCAATGCCCGTCAATTATGatgaattgaaaaattaatgtttCTCTGCTATAACTTTGAAACTACAACATGAACACCTTATATTGTGAATGAAATAGTACAATTCCAATTATAATTCATATAGGATTACATGAAGAAAAGAATACCAAGTCCAAGTCCAGTTAAGTGCTGATAGTTCATTGGTTCAATTGAGGATAAAAAAGGAGTTCAGTAATTGAAAGTATTAGGCAGCACTATCAattgttttctatattttaatatattttaataagtattttttgaGAATCCAAATATGAGTCTAAATCTTACATTTAATAAAAGTGAGAAAGTTGAACACTatacaaaaatgaaaacatttACCGTCTCAAGATTTTGGATTGAGAGTAGTGTCAATCCCTTATATGTGAATTAAACTTATTTCTTATATACTTAGATGAACAAGTTACTACTCTACTTCAATATAAGAATGCAGAAAAGGATATTCGTGCTTTATAATcttgtatatttattattcacccaaaaataaatattctaagATAGTGctcatataataaatttttgaagtGATAAACTATTGTATCATTTCCATCCATGCATGTCCatctttctttctcttaatCTTGTCTTCCTCGTTAAAAGTTTCgatagaaaagaataaaattaaataattttatttaaaatttacaataaagtTTGACAATAAAATAGTAACAAGTGAATATTATTTTcaccaataaattatttttttgttaaatacacgttatataaatatacaatttgattaaaatttttttttgatatttttgatattttatatgcaATTTTTATCCACAGAGGAAGTGCTCCTTGGAGATGTAACACACAAGTTTTCCCCAATGAGGAACACATatacactttattttttatttctaattaatgaacaacattaaaaataatatgtaaaaatgcagaaaaatttaaattaataagaaataataGTCAAATTAGTGtaataaatattagtatattttgtttttaatataattacaagTTCACACTTTTAACATAACTTTAActatattagtttaatttaaattccattaacaataatatattaataattaatataattgagcatataattaatttttaataattatataattatatatgtatatatatatatatatatatatatatatatatatatatatatatatatatatatttaaaataaaattaatatgtaatttaaatttacaaaataattaaatattaacaataattactaaaaagtaaacacatatttcaaataaaattaataaaattaaaatttattttaaatttataattattttattatattaaaaattatatatatatatatatatatagttattttaatatttacctaattaaaaaactaataaaatgttatattggAAAATAGTAATTTATCCAGAAATCTGAAATATCTTAAAATTGGTTACATACAGTAATAACTTACTTGTTAATTATAAGTGAATTAAAGAGAACATAAGTTAACTTGGTATTGTTGGTAGGaaataaccaaaaataaaattaggttttataagtatttttttattttatgtttatccattatttttaaccaaatacTCTGGGAAGTACGCTATgaattaatatttcaatttttgtcaTGAATAAAAGCCTTTTGCTTTTACATCTTAtgacaaaacttttaaataatacaaataagtcatcaaatcaaaatataataatagtttattaagatttttcatctacttttaaaattataatattttctaataatatataagatcCTTTCAAgaattcttatatataaaatgttaaaagtcAAACTacgaaattttaattataaaagtctcataaaaaatttataagtgaTAGTagttttaaaaatcatttattacatttctttaattttcactttatttcttATCTATTctcacttatttattttattttcaattacttatttttttgtaatatcaAAATGCCCTGTTATAAGCagtattaattaacttaaagaaGAGAATGAAATAAGATTAATTGATGAAACTTTTTCTATCTGGTCTTACCTTTGACTATGTTTAAGAGAAGAAAACGTATTAACTTTCAACTATTTCTTcaactcctttttttttcatttaaaaaaatatttttatttgagcaaaaaataaaaaatagacaattatatatatttaattattaaaataatacaatttttacaattttctattatttagcACCACTAGTAtattggagaaggaggcatcgAGACGGTGCGTATTGAAAAAGCATAGAAAAACTTTGAATTTCCTTAATTCGGTTCAGTTCCTTAAGACTTTCACTGTCAGATCTTCGTCTCTGTCTTCTTTCTTCAATTCATCTACCAAACGCGTTTCTCTTGTTGACTCTGCCCCCCTTTACTCTCTATTCAGGTTCATTCTTCTTTTCCCCAAAGATTTttcattatcaattttttttgcaTTTCAATCATAGATCACTCACTTTCTCTCTGCGCCTTTGTTTGCTGTAAAGCTTAGAAATTTGCAATCTGTCATACCTCTTTGCTATTGGGTTGTCCCTGATTTGTGCTATCCCTAATATCTCCACActaacttttcttcttctctttatttGGGCTTCTTCAACCCTAAGCtatcataaaaacaaaaacgaaCCGTTCCTCTTGTGCTCATTTTATTGCTCATGATTACTTAACCTGCTACTGATTTAAAtcccttttattttttaaaccgGTATTACTAATCCCCATTTTCtctatcttatttttgtttgtgcATTTTACTGAAGTAACTTGAAGTTCATGTTGTTCTTTCTTAAACCCCCACCGACCATCGtgttaataaaattgttatttttatgtttaatcaCGTTTCAAACATCGCTATTTATCTGTTTGATGCTAGCTAGGGAGGGACAGGGTTTACGGTATCAACATGATTTAGCAGACTGTCATCTTTACATCTGAACTGCTGGAATGGATCTTGGCATCACTTTGGCTTGTTATGTTTTAGTTGGATGATTTATTCATGTCATGagatgctattttttttttttttttacttatttgattTAGTGCATCAAGGTTATTATATATCTCGTACTTTTTAGGCGACTCTGGTTATGTGGCTGGGTTTAACTTCAATCCCCACATTCTCATTTTCTCCTTTCACCTTAGGTCCAATCATGGTTTTAAATTGCGGTTGTGATTGCAGTTCTGCGAAATTGTGGCTGATGTAACCACAATTGCAGTTGGAGAGTCTAAAAATATTGATGTGGCTGATATAGCAGTTGTggactttttgttttttaaatctCCATAGAACACAGAAAAAAGTTATTTCTGGGTTCTGATTGATTGTATGCTGTTTTATGTGCAGTAAGGATGTATAATAATGTTGGGATGCCACCGGGGGCACCTCAACTGCATCCTCAACCTCCAACGAGCTCACAACCTAATTTGTTGGGGAATGCATTTAATGCTGCTGGATCAGGACTCATTCGAGGTGGATTGGGTGCATATGgagaaaaaatatttggatCGAGTTCTGAGTATGTTCAAAGCAATGTATGTATCGTTCTGTCATTCTTTTTATTGAGTCATTTAATTTGACATGCTAATTCATTGTTGACAAAATTTTATCTGATCTTTTGTTTCTCTCTCCTTTTAGCTTTTTGTATGTTTAGTTTCTTTCTTGTTTTGCATTTCTTCCTTGCATCTATGTTGTGTGTGGAAAACTGCTTTTTCTTAGAAAACATAGATACCTTTTGAATGCCGTGTTTCTAAGCTATTTGGTATATCATTTGAACAATGCTTATCGGCTGATCAGAGACGATGCTTACCTGTTGATGATAAAAGACAATTATACCATACAACTTAGCATCTTAATATTTGGCATTTACTTTTAATCCGTTTATAGTAAATTTAAATGTTGTGCATTATTGCAATTCACTTTTGAATCTATTTCATATATGGCAAATGCTCTCACTTCAATAATGCTTACATTTCAATTAAGTCAGGTTCTTTTGATTTCGGAGAAAAAACCAATGCAGCTGAGATAATTTTTAGTATCTTTAGTTGGATTGTTAACTTAATTATAGATATTATATGGAGTTGTGAAttcaaagtattttttttttgtaaatatttttatctgttCAACTACAGATAAGCCGGTATTTCTCTGATCCCCAATACTACTTTCAAGTGAATGATCACTATGTTAAGAACAAATTAAAGGTTATCCTGTTCCCATTCCTGCACCGGGTAAGCAGCAATAGTGTCAccctttttcaaatttttctagttgtattttcatttcattatctTATTCTATCTTCTCCCTTGCCCTTGTCTCTTTTTCTTGCGTTCAGGGTCATTGGACTAGAATTACTGAACCCGTGGGAGGTAGGCTCTCCTATAAACCACCAATGTATGACATAAATGCTCCTGACTTGTACATTCCATTAATGGCATTTGGTACCTATGTTGTTCTTGCCGGCATCTCGCTTGGTTTACATGGAAAGTAAGTATGATATCTCCTTAATCTTAATTGCTGAAATGATCAGATGTATTTTCCTCAAACTCAAATTTAGCCACCTGGACCCCCACTTGACCTTATTTTTACCCTTATATATACTATGTCGCCGTTATTTAAAAACGATTTGTGCTTGTTTGTGGTGGTGCCAAGGGAAATACAAAATGGTTATTTTACCTTGTGCAATAAAAAAGGATACTGTATATTATCAGAGTTGAACAGTGGCACGTCCCTTTTTGACTGGGTGTAATGATGAGTCTATTTTCTTAAAGAAATTCAAGTCCAAGAGGAGTTATCTTTATTCTTGTGTTCCAaactaaaacatataaaatgtgATTAGAAATCAGACAAGTAATGATCTTCTATGATATGAAGATTACTGATTTCATTTTCttgattgttattttaataactcCGTGGACGGATTTTGAAAAGTTTCACTAAGAATTTAGTTTGGTTTATAGTGCTGAGTTTGTTCCATCTCCACATGCTTTCTAGTTTGACATTGTTTTTTAAACATGTTGTATTTGTTGTGGGCAGGTTCAGTCCTGAAGCTTTGAACTGGTTATTTATCAAGGGATTGGTTGGTTGGTTTATGCAAACTGGACTGCTTAAAGTTGC
This region of Vigna unguiculata cultivar IT97K-499-35 chromosome 5, ASM411807v1, whole genome shotgun sequence genomic DNA includes:
- the LOC114185749 gene encoding protein YIF1B-like, which produces MYNNVGMPPGAPQLHPQPPTSSQPNLLGNAFNAAGSGLIRGGLGAYGEKIFGSSSEYVQSNISRYFSDPQYYFQVNDHYVKNKLKVILFPFLHRGHWTRITEPVGGRLSYKPPMYDINAPDLYIPLMAFGTYVVLAGISLGLHGKFSPEALNWLFIKGLVGWFMQTGLLKVALLSLGTGEAPLLDIIAYAGYTFTGLCLAVCGRMIWSYSYYFLMLSTCLCMAVFLVKTMKRVLFAEARSYDSTKHHYLLLFIALAQFPLFTWLGNITVNWVI
- the LOC114183097 gene encoding stress-induced protein KIN2-like, yielding MDKSQDMSHQAGQAVGQAKEKASNMMDSASNAAQSAKESCQEAGQQMQARAQGAADAAKDAAGANK